In Heterodontus francisci isolate sHetFra1 chromosome 30, sHetFra1.hap1, whole genome shotgun sequence, a genomic segment contains:
- the LOC137346652 gene encoding TATA box-binding protein-associated factor RNA polymerase I subunit D-like isoform X2, producing MKHQTSSDSASSLFKTQCPSIPVRKARRRGTGKFLTRSAIRNQTAEDTESSSDSDEDLGRPNFVKVGEVRRRRRRKRSKNNSVYKKSGRPRGRPQSSISAAEKRKRLRERGLQFPFVQKEYGRKHLPFKMIFTYEQAALCGLFTYMKELKCQNHLIKSLQKINVDCTERDCGPIRQYKYLDEKRPISPLPESSDETCIEDSENEDKFDVKIVDNSCFITEKRFEKKKKCLRKKNSNGKTKGKRITNGKSKDNAKNKRVTVQLKKPGNAKSPST from the exons GACTAGCTCCGATTCGGCGAGTAGTTTatttaaaacacagtgtccatccaTACCAGTAAGAAAGGCAAGAAGACGGGGTACAGGAAAATTTCTAACCAGATCAGCCATCAGGAATCAAACTGCAGAAGACACTGAGAGCTCATCTGATTCAGATGAAGACCTAGGTCGTCCAAATTTCGTGAAGGTCGGTGAAGTAAGAAGACGGCGACGACGCAAGCGATCCAAAAACAATTCCGTCTATAAGAAATCTGGACGCCCAAGGGGAAGGCCTCAATCATCCATAAGTGCAGCAGAGAAGAGGAAGAGGTTGAGAGAACGAGGGCTGCAGTTTCCATTTGTGCAGAAGGAGTATGGAAGGAAGCATTTGCCATTTAAGATGATTTTTACATATGAG CAAGCAGCTTTGTGTGGATTATTTACTTACatgaaggaattaaaatgtcaaaaCCACCTCATAAAGTCCTTACAAAAAATAAATGTGGACTGCACAGAGAGAGACTGTGGCCCAATAAGACAATACAAGTACTTGGATGAGAAAAGACCAATTTCGCCCTTACCGGAAAGCAG TGATGAAACTTGCATTGAAGACTCTGAAAATGAAGACAAGTTTGATGTGAAAATTGTG GATAACAGCTGCTTCATAACAGAAAAGAGGTTTGAGAAAAAGAAAAAGTGCCTTAGGAAAAAAAACTCCAATGGCAAAACTAAAGGCAAACGTATAACCAATGGAAAAAGTAAAGACAATGCTAAAAATAAACGGGTAACAGTTCAACTAAAAAAACCAGGCAATGCAAAATCTCCTTCTACTTAA